Proteins encoded within one genomic window of Bos indicus x Bos taurus breed Angus x Brahman F1 hybrid chromosome 18, Bos_hybrid_MaternalHap_v2.0, whole genome shotgun sequence:
- the LOC113875600 gene encoding vomeronasal type-1 receptor 4-like: MAGSFFIIGMIILTQTVVGILGNFSLLCSYIVLHIMGYRLRSTDLILKHLIVANSLVLLCKGVPETMAIFGWKQIRSDFGCKLLFFLHRMGRGVSIGSICLLSVFQMITISPWNSRWAALKVIAPKYTVPSIFLCWILQMPVNVIFPIYITGKWSHNNITEERDYGCCSSTHTDQKNIKTRDALYAALLSSPDVLCLGLTLWAGGSMVLILYRHKQQVQHIRRTDASSRSSPESRATKTILLLGGTFVCFYTLSSIFQVLLALFVQPSWLFVNMTIIIAACFPSVSPFLLISRDSSVQRLYFAWERNAKSSTIMRKV, from the coding sequence ATGGCTGGCAGCTTTTTCATAATAGGCATGATCATCTTAACACAGACTGTGGTTGGAATCCTGGGGAATTTCTCACTCCTTTGCAGTTATATCGTCCTTCACATCATGGGTTACAGGTTAAGGTCCACAGATTTGATCCTTAAGCACCTGATTGTGGCCAACTCCTTGGTCCTCCTATGTAAAGGGGTCCCCGAGACAATGGCAATCTTTGGGTGGAAGCagatccgcagtgattttggctgcaaacttctcttctttctacACAGAATGGGGAGGGGAGTGTCCATTGGCAGCATCTGCCTCTTGAGTGTCTTTCAGATGATCACAATCAGTCCCTGGAACTCCAGGTGGGCAGCGCTGAAAGTAATAGCTCCTAAGTACACCGTTCCCTCTATTTTCCTGTGTTGGATCCTCCAAATGCCGGTAAAtgtcattttccccatctatataaCTGGCAAATGGAGTCACAATAACATCACAGAGGAAAGAGATTATGGCTGCTGTTCTAGTACTCATACTGACCAGAAGAATATAAAAACCAGAGATGCCTTGTATGCAGCATTGCTGTCATCCCCTGATGTTTTATGTTTGGGGCTCACGCTCTGGGCCGGTGGCTCCATGGTTCTCATTCTCTACCGACATAAGCAGCAGGTCCAGCACATTCGTAGGACTGATGcctcctccaggtcctccccTGAGTCCAGGGCTACTAAAACCATCCTTCTCCTGGGGGGCACCTTTGTCTGCTTTTATACTCTTTCCTCCATCTTTCAAGTTCTTCTGGCTCTTTTTGTTCAGCCCAGCTGGTTGTTTGTGAACATGACTATAATCATAGCAGCATGCTTCCCAAGTGTCAGCCCCTTTCTGCTCATAAGCCGTGACTCCAGTGTACAAAGGCTCTACTTTgcctgggaaagaaatgcaaagtcCTCTACTATTATGAGAAAagtgtga